The following are encoded in a window of Amaranthus tricolor cultivar Red isolate AtriRed21 chromosome 2, ASM2621246v1, whole genome shotgun sequence genomic DNA:
- the LOC130806296 gene encoding uncharacterized protein LOC130806296: MTKTSSSNLQNQTGPPLKEVQLQETQSPPLITDGDDKIKGVNSGVHHKVDEKGVEDHDGDEGKKNSVCIIDVRNEEDRESNIKNEEKVCRICQLGSDHLPAGTGNVNLVLLGCACRGELGISHYNCALLWFQLKGNRTCEICGKPAKNIAGIEDTGFRAYGTDIGIISTEITRIRSYETHEHRCTKSLCNFILAAIVLAFLLPWALHSSKLL, from the exons ATGACCAAAACTTCATCATCAAATCTCCAAAACCAAACAGGACCTCCCCTAAAAGAGGTGCAACTACAGGAAACTCAATCTCCACCGTTAATCACTGATGGTGATGATAAGATCAAGGGTGTGAATAGTGGGGTGCATCATAAGGTTGATGAAAAGGGTGTAGAGGATCATGATGGGGATGAAGGAAAGAAAAATAGTGTGTGTATAATTGATGTAAGAAATGAGGAGGATAGagaaagtaatattaagaatgaaGAAAAAGTATGCAGAATATGTCAATTGGGTTCTGATCATCTACCTGCGGGTACAGGGAATGTTAATCTGGTACTCCTTGGTTGTGCTTGTAGAGGTGAACTTGGCATCTCACATTATAATTGTGCTCTTCTTTGGTTTCAACTCAAGGGAAACag GACATGTGAGATATGTGGGAAACCAGCAAAGAACATAGCAGGAATAGAAGACACAGGTTTTCGAGCATACGGAACAGATATTGGCATTATATCAACGGAAATCACAAGGATACGCTCATACGAGACACACGAGCACCGATGTACCAAATCCTTGTGTAATTTCATACTAGCAGCCATAGTGCTCGCTTTTCTCCTTCCTTGGGCACTTCACTCTAGTAAGTTATTATAA